The following are encoded in a window of Candidatus Nitrosotalea sinensis genomic DNA:
- a CDS encoding histone family protein, with protein MTTSEFGLSVMYRILKKAGAERVSDESANELRRILEEIGIAIAKNAVEMSTHAGRKTIKSEDIRLAAKQFSKF; from the coding sequence ATGACAACATCGGAGTTTGGTCTGTCTGTAATGTACAGAATATTGAAAAAAGCAGGAGCTGAAAGAGTAAGTGACGAGTCTGCCAACGAACTTAGAAGAATACTTGAAGAGATAGGCATTGCAATTGCAAAAAATGCAGTAGAAATGTCTACCCATGCTGGCAGAAAAACAATCAAGTCAGAAGACATCAGATTGGCTGCAAAACAGTTTTCAAAATTCTAA